The following proteins are encoded in a genomic region of Ursus arctos isolate Adak ecotype North America unplaced genomic scaffold, UrsArc2.0 scaffold_32, whole genome shotgun sequence:
- the HSPB7 gene encoding heat shock protein beta-7 isoform X1, with protein sequence MSHRTSSTFRAERSFHSSSSSSSSSSSSSSSSASRGLPAQDPPMDKALSMFSEDFGSFMRPHSEPLAFPARPGAPGNIKTLGDAYEFAVDVSDFSPEDIIVTTSNNHIEVRAEKLAADGTVMNTFAHKCQLPEDVDPTSVTSALREDGSLTIRARRHPHTEHVQQTFRTEIKI encoded by the exons ATGAGCCACAGGACCTCCTCCACCTTCAGAGCGGAGAGAAGCTTCCATTCCTCCTCGTCCTCgtcctcatcctcatcctcgtcctcgtcctcctCAGCCTCCCGCGGCCTCCCAGCCCAGGACCCGCCCATGGACAAAGCCCTGAGTATGTTTTCCGAGGACTTTGGCAGCTTCATGCGGCCCCACTCGGagcccctggccttcccag CCCGTCCCGGGGCGCCGGGCAACATCAAGACCCTCGGGGACGCCTATGAGTTTGCAGTGGACGTGAGCGACTTCTCACCTGAAGACATCATTGTCACCACCTCCAACAACCACATCGAGGTGCGGGCGGAGAAG ctggcAGCTGACGGCACAGTCATGAACACCTTCGCTCACAAGTGCCAGCTGCCCGAGGATGTGGACCCCACTTCTGTGACCTCTGCCCTGAGGGAGGACGGCAGCCTCACCATCCGGGCCCGGCGCCACCCACACACGGAGCACGTCCAGCAGACCTTCAGGACGGAGATCAAAATCTGA
- the HSPB7 gene encoding heat shock protein beta-7 isoform X2 — protein MSHRTSSTFRAERSFHSSSSSSSSSSSSSSSSASRGLPAQDPPMDKALTRPGAPGNIKTLGDAYEFAVDVSDFSPEDIIVTTSNNHIEVRAEKLAADGTVMNTFAHKCQLPEDVDPTSVTSALREDGSLTIRARRHPHTEHVQQTFRTEIKI, from the exons ATGAGCCACAGGACCTCCTCCACCTTCAGAGCGGAGAGAAGCTTCCATTCCTCCTCGTCCTCgtcctcatcctcatcctcgtcctcgtcctcctCAGCCTCCCGCGGCCTCCCAGCCCAGGACCCGCCCATGGACAAAGCCCTGA CCCGTCCCGGGGCGCCGGGCAACATCAAGACCCTCGGGGACGCCTATGAGTTTGCAGTGGACGTGAGCGACTTCTCACCTGAAGACATCATTGTCACCACCTCCAACAACCACATCGAGGTGCGGGCGGAGAAG ctggcAGCTGACGGCACAGTCATGAACACCTTCGCTCACAAGTGCCAGCTGCCCGAGGATGTGGACCCCACTTCTGTGACCTCTGCCCTGAGGGAGGACGGCAGCCTCACCATCCGGGCCCGGCGCCACCCACACACGGAGCACGTCCAGCAGACCTTCAGGACGGAGATCAAAATCTGA